A window of Parambassis ranga chromosome 10, fParRan2.1, whole genome shotgun sequence contains these coding sequences:
- the map7d3 gene encoding ensconsin isoform X3 translates to MCYSLIGRSLPTNNFPSALQIFQHIKSAAAAQAQAEERRSLAGNSPVGPTVNQQPGVLPAKPQGCKPVIDGASLRVDDRLRVAKERREEAERQQALRESQIMERERKSKMQVERQMEERQKKVDEQRRKEEQKRMAVEEKRKQKQEEEKEHYEAVMRRTLERSQRVEQRQKRWSWGAPSTDSEGRTVDKRSASTMNLKQPSETGISKRLSSSSATLTRSPDKSAKPRSSSCNRLPSNGNAAQASKEDTKQIQTGISVKKRSSSLTRVSVGRAQTPAKPDKGTTDDQARRPAVNSVDGGVLSRLLTPTQASLARSKSAAALSAEGRDAPECHLCPRSASASPLHPPRGPVRSRSIDRQKSGGMTTSVSADAALDSSLKDKQGQRPASPSTSLGRTRSPSPAPSPTPKRTPSPGAAKQNPKMRPPSPGGMKQRPPSPQPTSTKPPPIQKQALTPTGPPTLRKRDSKSKDLCPVQAVSPQSTDTSKTKEKDDSKATTGTNSAAEAAKILAENRRLMREQKEKEEQLRIQREEEERLRKEEEKRLAEEARLKRLEEEKKLAEERRIKEEDEARLAEEEKVKLAEEEAQKQVELQKEREEAEAKAQEEAERVRQERDRIMQQNQQERMERKKRIEEIMKRTRKGEQNDFKRDDDKSTQDNEYEDQINCETQSDSNDIAMEADKDACGEPAAQREEPLGSVNGKSETDDKENNNGTSTDETQAVSPVPKGRHVEGSEFVNEQDSTKVGLVPGLNGKSNQWSFEGFIDLNVHSKARPLIEPDNCNQVLINCDGSSEGTRVAFEDKGTPISTLHSSNQSIEAMSEI, encoded by the exons ATGTGTTATTCTCTCATTGGTAGAAGTTTGCCAACTAACAATTTTCCTTCAGCTCTGCAGATTTTTCAGCACATTAAATCTG ctgcagctgcacaggCCCAAGCTGAGGAGCGTCGCAGCTTGgcaggaaacagtccagtagGACCTACAGTCAACCAGCAGCCAGGGGTGCTACCAGCTAAACCTCAGGGGTGTAAGCCAG TCATTGACGGTGCCTCACTTAGAGTAGACGACCGACTGCGAGTGGCAAAAGAAAGACgagaagaggcagagaggcaaCAGG CTTTGAGGGAATCTCAGATCATGGAGCGGGAACGTAAGTCCAAGATGCAAGTAGAGCGTCAGATGGAGGAGCGTCAGAAAAAAGTTGATGAACAGCgaaggaaggaggagcagaaacGAATGGCTgtggaagagaagaggaagcagaaacaagaagaggaaaag GAGCACTATGAGGCAGTGATGCGGAGGACATTGGAGCGCAGTCAGCGAGTGGAGCAGAGGCAGAAAAGATGGTCATGGGGAGCACCGTCCACAGACTCAGAAGGCCGAACAG TTGACAAGCGCTCCGCTTCCACTATGAACCTGAAACAGCCATCCGAAACTGGCATCAGCAAACGcctatcctcctcctctgccaccCTTACCAGATCACCTGACAAAA GTGCTAAGCCAAGGAGTTCATCTTGTAACCggttgcctagcaatggcaatgcTGCTCAGGCCAGTAAGGAAGACACCAAACAGATTCAGACAG gcATTTCCGTGAAGAAGAGAAGTTCCTCCCTCACACGAGTAAGTGTGGGCAGAGCACAGACCCCTGCCAAGCCTGATAAGGGGACAACGGATGATCAAG CTCGCAGGCCAGCAGTCAATTCTGTGGATGGAGGGGTCCTTAGTCGTCTGCTCACCCCCACCCAGGCCTCACTAGCTAGAAGCAAGAGTGCTGCAGCCCTGTCCGCTGAAGGAAGAGACGCTCCAG AGTGTCACCTATGTCCTCGCTCAGCCTCCGCCAGTCCTCTGCACCCACCACGCGGACCCGTGCGTAGTCGTAGCATTGACAGACAGAAGAGTGGTGGCATGACCACATCTGTGTCAGCCGACGCAGCCCTCGACTCATCACTG AAGGACAAGCAGGGGCAACGACCCGCTTCCCCCTCCACTTCCCTGGGGCGCACCCGATCACCCTCCCCAGCCCCCAGTCCAACTCCAAAAAGGACCCCCTCCCCAGGAGCAGCCAA GCAAAATCCAAAGATGCGTCCACCTTCACCAGGTGGAATGAAACAACGCCCCCCATCTCCACAGCCTACATCAACCAAGCCCCCACCCATCCAAAAGCAAGCTCTCACCCCAACAGGGCCCCCAACTTTGCGGAAGAGGGATTCCAAGTCTAAGGATTTATGTCCTGTCCAAGCTGTGTCTCCGCAGTCCACTGACACCAGCAAAACCAAAGAGAAAGATG ACTCTAAAGCCACAACGGGCACAAACTCAGCTGCTGAGGCAGCAAAGATTCTGGCAGAGAATCGCAGACTGATGAgagagcagaaggagaaagaggaacagCTGAGGatacagagggaggaagaggagag gctgagaaaagaagaggagaagcgTTTAGCTGAAGAGGCAAGACTGAAAcgcctggaggaggagaagaagcttgcagaggagagaaggattAAGGAAGAAGACGAAGCCCGTctagcagaggaggaaaaagtgaAACTAGCGGAAGAAGAAGCACAAAAACAGGTTGAGCTCCAGAAGGAGCGGGAGGAGGCAGAGGCCAAGGcccaggaggaggcagagcgaGTCCGCCAGGAGAGAGACCGCATCATGCAGCAGAACCAACAAGAACGTATGGAGAGGAAAAAG AGAATTGAAGAAATAATGAAGAGAACTAGGAAAGGGGAACAGAATGACTTCAAG AGAGATGATGATAAGTCCACACAGGACAATGAATATGAGGACCAGATAAACTGTGAAACCCAAA GTGATTCCAATGACATTGCCATGGAGGCAGACAAGGATGCGTGTGGTGAgcctgcagcacaaagagaAGAGCCCCTGGGCAGTGTGAACGGGAAGTCAGAGACAGATGACAAGGAAAACAACAACGGCACAAGCACAGATGAGACTCAAGCAGTCAG tccagTCCCTAAGGGCCGCCATGTCGAGGGTTCTGAGTTTGTGAATGAGCAGGACTCAACCAAGGTGGGGTTGGTCCCCGGTCTTAACGGCAAGTCCAACCAGTGGAGCTTTGAGGGATTCATTGACCTCAATGTCCACTCCAAGGCTCGCCCCCTTATCGAGCCAGACAACTGTAACCAGGTCTTGATCAACTGTGACGGGAGCTCAGAAGGGACCAGGGTAGCCTTTGAGGACAAGGGAACGCCCATCAGCACCCTGCATTCCTCTAATCAATCCATAGAAGCCATGTCAG AGATttga
- the map7d3 gene encoding ensconsin isoform X4 encodes MAEGATTLKGLRAQMAAAAQAQAEERRSLAGNSPVGPTVNQQPGVLPAKPQGCKPVIDGASLRVDDRLRVAKERREEAERQQALRESQIMERERKSKMQVERQMEERQKKVDEQRRKEEQKRMAVEEKRKQKQEEEKEHYEAVMRRTLERSQRVEQRQKRWSWGAPSTDSEGRTVDKRSASTMNLKQPSETGISKRLSSSSATLTRSPDKSAKPRSSSCNRLPSNGNAAQASKEDTKQIQTGISVKKRSSSLTRVSVGRAQTPAKPDKGTTDDQARRPAVNSVDGGVLSRLLTPTQASLARSKSAAALSAEGRDAPECHLCPRSASASPLHPPRGPVRSRSIDRQKSGGMTTSVSADAALDSSLKDKQGQRPASPSTSLGRTRSPSPAPSPTPKRTPSPGAAKQNPKMRPPSPGGMKQRPPSPQPTSTKPPPIQKQALTPTGPPTLRKRDSKSKDLCPVQAVSPQSTDTSKTKEKDDSKATTGTNSAAEAAKILAENRRLMREQKEKEEQLRIQREEEERLRKEEEKRLAEEARLKRLEEEKKLAEERRIKEEDEARLAEEEKVKLAEEEAQKQVELQKEREEAEAKAQEEAERVRQERDRIMQQNQQERMERKKRIEEIMKRTRKGEQNDFKRDDDKSTQDNEYEDQINCETQSDSNDIAMEADKDACGEPAAQREEPLGSVNGKSETDDKENNNGTSTDETQAVSPVPKGRHVEGSEFVNEQDSTKVGLVPGLNGKSNQWSFEGFIDLNVHSKARPLIEPDNCNQVLINCDGSSEGTRVAFEDKGTPISTLHSSNQSIEAMSEI; translated from the exons ATGGCGGAGGGTGCTACGACTCTCAAAGGCTTGCGAGCCCAAATGG ctgcagctgcacaggCCCAAGCTGAGGAGCGTCGCAGCTTGgcaggaaacagtccagtagGACCTACAGTCAACCAGCAGCCAGGGGTGCTACCAGCTAAACCTCAGGGGTGTAAGCCAG TCATTGACGGTGCCTCACTTAGAGTAGACGACCGACTGCGAGTGGCAAAAGAAAGACgagaagaggcagagaggcaaCAGG CTTTGAGGGAATCTCAGATCATGGAGCGGGAACGTAAGTCCAAGATGCAAGTAGAGCGTCAGATGGAGGAGCGTCAGAAAAAAGTTGATGAACAGCgaaggaaggaggagcagaaacGAATGGCTgtggaagagaagaggaagcagaaacaagaagaggaaaag GAGCACTATGAGGCAGTGATGCGGAGGACATTGGAGCGCAGTCAGCGAGTGGAGCAGAGGCAGAAAAGATGGTCATGGGGAGCACCGTCCACAGACTCAGAAGGCCGAACAG TTGACAAGCGCTCCGCTTCCACTATGAACCTGAAACAGCCATCCGAAACTGGCATCAGCAAACGcctatcctcctcctctgccaccCTTACCAGATCACCTGACAAAA GTGCTAAGCCAAGGAGTTCATCTTGTAACCggttgcctagcaatggcaatgcTGCTCAGGCCAGTAAGGAAGACACCAAACAGATTCAGACAG gcATTTCCGTGAAGAAGAGAAGTTCCTCCCTCACACGAGTAAGTGTGGGCAGAGCACAGACCCCTGCCAAGCCTGATAAGGGGACAACGGATGATCAAG CTCGCAGGCCAGCAGTCAATTCTGTGGATGGAGGGGTCCTTAGTCGTCTGCTCACCCCCACCCAGGCCTCACTAGCTAGAAGCAAGAGTGCTGCAGCCCTGTCCGCTGAAGGAAGAGACGCTCCAG AGTGTCACCTATGTCCTCGCTCAGCCTCCGCCAGTCCTCTGCACCCACCACGCGGACCCGTGCGTAGTCGTAGCATTGACAGACAGAAGAGTGGTGGCATGACCACATCTGTGTCAGCCGACGCAGCCCTCGACTCATCACTG AAGGACAAGCAGGGGCAACGACCCGCTTCCCCCTCCACTTCCCTGGGGCGCACCCGATCACCCTCCCCAGCCCCCAGTCCAACTCCAAAAAGGACCCCCTCCCCAGGAGCAGCCAA GCAAAATCCAAAGATGCGTCCACCTTCACCAGGTGGAATGAAACAACGCCCCCCATCTCCACAGCCTACATCAACCAAGCCCCCACCCATCCAAAAGCAAGCTCTCACCCCAACAGGGCCCCCAACTTTGCGGAAGAGGGATTCCAAGTCTAAGGATTTATGTCCTGTCCAAGCTGTGTCTCCGCAGTCCACTGACACCAGCAAAACCAAAGAGAAAGATG ACTCTAAAGCCACAACGGGCACAAACTCAGCTGCTGAGGCAGCAAAGATTCTGGCAGAGAATCGCAGACTGATGAgagagcagaaggagaaagaggaacagCTGAGGatacagagggaggaagaggagag gctgagaaaagaagaggagaagcgTTTAGCTGAAGAGGCAAGACTGAAAcgcctggaggaggagaagaagcttgcagaggagagaaggattAAGGAAGAAGACGAAGCCCGTctagcagaggaggaaaaagtgaAACTAGCGGAAGAAGAAGCACAAAAACAGGTTGAGCTCCAGAAGGAGCGGGAGGAGGCAGAGGCCAAGGcccaggaggaggcagagcgaGTCCGCCAGGAGAGAGACCGCATCATGCAGCAGAACCAACAAGAACGTATGGAGAGGAAAAAG AGAATTGAAGAAATAATGAAGAGAACTAGGAAAGGGGAACAGAATGACTTCAAG AGAGATGATGATAAGTCCACACAGGACAATGAATATGAGGACCAGATAAACTGTGAAACCCAAA GTGATTCCAATGACATTGCCATGGAGGCAGACAAGGATGCGTGTGGTGAgcctgcagcacaaagagaAGAGCCCCTGGGCAGTGTGAACGGGAAGTCAGAGACAGATGACAAGGAAAACAACAACGGCACAAGCACAGATGAGACTCAAGCAGTCAG tccagTCCCTAAGGGCCGCCATGTCGAGGGTTCTGAGTTTGTGAATGAGCAGGACTCAACCAAGGTGGGGTTGGTCCCCGGTCTTAACGGCAAGTCCAACCAGTGGAGCTTTGAGGGATTCATTGACCTCAATGTCCACTCCAAGGCTCGCCCCCTTATCGAGCCAGACAACTGTAACCAGGTCTTGATCAACTGTGACGGGAGCTCAGAAGGGACCAGGGTAGCCTTTGAGGACAAGGGAACGCCCATCAGCACCCTGCATTCCTCTAATCAATCCATAGAAGCCATGTCAG AGATttga
- the map7d3 gene encoding ensconsin isoform X7 — translation MAEGATTLKGLRAQMAAAAQAQAEERRSLAGNSPVGPTVNQQPGVLPAKPQGCKPVIDGASLRVDDRLRVAKERREEAERQQALRESQIMERERKSKMQVERQMEERQKKVDEQRRKEEQKRMAVEEKRKQKQEEEKEHYEAVMRRTLERSQRVEQRQKRWSWGAPSTDSEGRTGDSDASASSPVTIIVSPASPEKPPRSRQVDKRSASTMNLKQPSETGISKRLSSSSATLTRSPDKSAKPRSSSCNRLPSNGNAAQASKEDTKQIQTGISVKKRSSSLTRVSVGRAQTPAKPDKGTTDDQARRPAVNSVDGGVLSRLLTPTQASLARSKSAAALSAEGRDAPECHLCPRSASASPLHPPRGPVRSRSIDRQKSGGMTTSVSADAALDSSLKDKQGQRPASPSTSLGRTRSPSPAPSPTPKRTPSPGAAKQNPKMRPPSPGGMKQRPPSPQPTSTKPPPIQKQALTPTGPPTLRKRDSKSKDLCPVQAVSPQSTDTSKTKEKDDSKATTGTNSAAEAAKILAENRRLMREQKEKEEQLRIQREEEERLRKEEEKRLAEEARLKRLEEEKKLAEERRIKEEDEARLAEEEKVKLAEEEAQKQVELQKEREEAEAKAQEEAERVRQERDRIMQQNQQERMERKKRIEEIMKRTRKGEQNDFKRDDDKSTQDNEYEDQINCETQSDSNDIAMEADKDACGEPAAQREEPLGSVNGKSETDDKENNNGTSTDETQAVSPVPKGRHVEGSEFVNEQDSTKVGLVPGLNGKSNQWSFEGFIDLNVHSKARPLIEPDNCNQVLINCDGSSEGTRVAFEDKGTPISTLHSSNQSIEAMSEI, via the exons ATGGCGGAGGGTGCTACGACTCTCAAAGGCTTGCGAGCCCAAATGG ctgcagctgcacaggCCCAAGCTGAGGAGCGTCGCAGCTTGgcaggaaacagtccagtagGACCTACAGTCAACCAGCAGCCAGGGGTGCTACCAGCTAAACCTCAGGGGTGTAAGCCAG TCATTGACGGTGCCTCACTTAGAGTAGACGACCGACTGCGAGTGGCAAAAGAAAGACgagaagaggcagagaggcaaCAGG CTTTGAGGGAATCTCAGATCATGGAGCGGGAACGTAAGTCCAAGATGCAAGTAGAGCGTCAGATGGAGGAGCGTCAGAAAAAAGTTGATGAACAGCgaaggaaggaggagcagaaacGAATGGCTgtggaagagaagaggaagcagaaacaagaagaggaaaag GAGCACTATGAGGCAGTGATGCGGAGGACATTGGAGCGCAGTCAGCGAGTGGAGCAGAGGCAGAAAAGATGGTCATGGGGAGCACCGTCCACAGACTCAGAAGGCCGAACAG GAGATTCTGATGCCAGTGCCTCATCTCCAGTAACTATAATTGTCTCCCCTGCTTCGCCAGAAAAGCCACCAAGGAGTCGAcaag TTGACAAGCGCTCCGCTTCCACTATGAACCTGAAACAGCCATCCGAAACTGGCATCAGCAAACGcctatcctcctcctctgccaccCTTACCAGATCACCTGACAAAA GTGCTAAGCCAAGGAGTTCATCTTGTAACCggttgcctagcaatggcaatgcTGCTCAGGCCAGTAAGGAAGACACCAAACAGATTCAGACAG gcATTTCCGTGAAGAAGAGAAGTTCCTCCCTCACACGAGTAAGTGTGGGCAGAGCACAGACCCCTGCCAAGCCTGATAAGGGGACAACGGATGATCAAG CTCGCAGGCCAGCAGTCAATTCTGTGGATGGAGGGGTCCTTAGTCGTCTGCTCACCCCCACCCAGGCCTCACTAGCTAGAAGCAAGAGTGCTGCAGCCCTGTCCGCTGAAGGAAGAGACGCTCCAG AGTGTCACCTATGTCCTCGCTCAGCCTCCGCCAGTCCTCTGCACCCACCACGCGGACCCGTGCGTAGTCGTAGCATTGACAGACAGAAGAGTGGTGGCATGACCACATCTGTGTCAGCCGACGCAGCCCTCGACTCATCACTG AAGGACAAGCAGGGGCAACGACCCGCTTCCCCCTCCACTTCCCTGGGGCGCACCCGATCACCCTCCCCAGCCCCCAGTCCAACTCCAAAAAGGACCCCCTCCCCAGGAGCAGCCAA GCAAAATCCAAAGATGCGTCCACCTTCACCAGGTGGAATGAAACAACGCCCCCCATCTCCACAGCCTACATCAACCAAGCCCCCACCCATCCAAAAGCAAGCTCTCACCCCAACAGGGCCCCCAACTTTGCGGAAGAGGGATTCCAAGTCTAAGGATTTATGTCCTGTCCAAGCTGTGTCTCCGCAGTCCACTGACACCAGCAAAACCAAAGAGAAAGATG ACTCTAAAGCCACAACGGGCACAAACTCAGCTGCTGAGGCAGCAAAGATTCTGGCAGAGAATCGCAGACTGATGAgagagcagaaggagaaagaggaacagCTGAGGatacagagggaggaagaggagag gctgagaaaagaagaggagaagcgTTTAGCTGAAGAGGCAAGACTGAAAcgcctggaggaggagaagaagcttgcagaggagagaaggattAAGGAAGAAGACGAAGCCCGTctagcagaggaggaaaaagtgaAACTAGCGGAAGAAGAAGCACAAAAACAGGTTGAGCTCCAGAAGGAGCGGGAGGAGGCAGAGGCCAAGGcccaggaggaggcagagcgaGTCCGCCAGGAGAGAGACCGCATCATGCAGCAGAACCAACAAGAACGTATGGAGAGGAAAAAG AGAATTGAAGAAATAATGAAGAGAACTAGGAAAGGGGAACAGAATGACTTCAAG AGAGATGATGATAAGTCCACACAGGACAATGAATATGAGGACCAGATAAACTGTGAAACCCAAA GTGATTCCAATGACATTGCCATGGAGGCAGACAAGGATGCGTGTGGTGAgcctgcagcacaaagagaAGAGCCCCTGGGCAGTGTGAACGGGAAGTCAGAGACAGATGACAAGGAAAACAACAACGGCACAAGCACAGATGAGACTCAAGCAGTCAG tccagTCCCTAAGGGCCGCCATGTCGAGGGTTCTGAGTTTGTGAATGAGCAGGACTCAACCAAGGTGGGGTTGGTCCCCGGTCTTAACGGCAAGTCCAACCAGTGGAGCTTTGAGGGATTCATTGACCTCAATGTCCACTCCAAGGCTCGCCCCCTTATCGAGCCAGACAACTGTAACCAGGTCTTGATCAACTGTGACGGGAGCTCAGAAGGGACCAGGGTAGCCTTTGAGGACAAGGGAACGCCCATCAGCACCCTGCATTCCTCTAATCAATCCATAGAAGCCATGTCAG AGATttga